gctgcatgtatacagaaattttactttatttgaaaaatgtcagcacagaaagttaaaaaaatcatttttttgccaaaattcatgtcttttttgatgaatataataaaaagtaaaaatcgcaggatcaatcaaatagcaccaaaagaaagctttattagtgacaagaaaaggagccaaaattcatttaggtggtaggttgtatgagcgagcaataaaccgtgaaagctgcagtggtctgaatggaaaaaaagtggccggtccttaaggggtagaaagtcctcaagtggttaaaggacaatgtATTATTTTTGACAATTATTCTTTGGGTGCAAGAAGAGTACACTTACttttagtgaaaagccctttttttTTAGTGAACCTTTTCGTTGAAACAGTAATTTGACCTATACTATAGCCATCATGAATAAAGATGACAGAAAATACACACATCTATACAGCTTCCTAGTGTGCAGTAAACATATTTGCTATTAATGTTATCATGAAATTACAAGACTGCAAATTAAAACCTCCATTTACAGATCAAGATTGGTCATAACATGAGTACTATGCAGAGAAATGTTATGATAAACTGCAACCGGCTGTATATTGATCAGCAGAACCAATCAGCTACTTTAATATTTATGGTTTAACCAAAGTATAACTCAGCAGGTGTATTTAGTAGGTAGTGCAAGAGCATGAAAACCATACCTTTTGAAATATGGTGTGGCAATCTCTATTCAGGTAAACCAGTTTACCATAGGGAAAGGGGGAGCGGGAAGTATTTTATTGATACTGTTAATACAATCAATGAAGGTCCCTTTACAgtccaggagggggtgggggggaggctaGAGATTAGATTAGAAGGGGGCTCAGCATCATCATGCAGTTTAGACTGCAATCAGGCTGACCTCTGTAAATAATTGCTTCCTACACCTTTAGGTATCCATTATTACACTATATGCATTCAAAAAATATGCACATTAAAAAATGAAGTGCACAAATATCTGACCTTTTATATCAATGCTTACATTTTATGTTACCAATTTGAACAGATAACATGCTTTAGAGACTTTTCTTACCAAAAATTATTTGCATAACAATTATGAAATGTGCTGCTGTTAAAAGCACAGCAAAAGTTAAACAAAGGAATAGATCAGGGATGCTTAAAGTCCTGCCTTTTATAATAACATCCAGATATTAGCCTTTTTGGTGCACTTGCCTAGTTCGGTCTTTGTCCCTGCTCATCAACGTCTCATTGATGGACTGGCTTAATTGGCTTTTCCTATAATGCAAGATCATAAATgattatatatttataaaaactGTAGTTGTTTTATGTCAGGGATGACACACATCCTACATATTGGATAGAGTATAACCTCACAGAAACAGGAAGAAGGGTGAAACATAGGGAGAGAGAATTCAAAATCCCTACAGTTTCAGCTTGTGACCATTTTTGTTATTTTAGTTTAAGCAAGATTGCTATTGCATATACTCCGACGCTAACCAAAAACAGACCACCTGCAGCACTTAACTTTTGTCTTAAGTTTGAAGAAACCATATGATGGATTACATTCAGTAATGTGCACTGTAATGGTGGTAGTAGAAATTAGCCTTTTAAAAGGTAAGGCCTCTTTCTCCATGGGCGGTTGAACTGCACATTGGTGAATCAGTTCCTCCTCCCACCTGCCAGCCACAAGCCCCATTCCACTGTAATAGCATGTAGCCAAATGGCAGTGCTTGGTaacactgtgcatgcacaacCTGCACGGCAACTGCTACGCTCAGATGCAACTCCATTGGGGAGAGGGGGTCCGTCTCtccaccacctgtgccaagtgctaGGAAACGCCCGGCTGGTAAATTCAACGCCTTCAGTTGTTTGTGGAATAGAGGCCTTAAATTGGAGCAGAATCCTGGTAGCAAGAAGTAATGCCTCATCATAAAAGCAACAACATAAGCACAGCCAGCTAGAATGCATCTTCTCACATAGTGAAAGAAATTATTGAAGTGAAACCTTGTGGTTTGTAAAGTGTTGACAATGGATgtagtttgcgttttttttttttattaatacaaaGTTTGAATTTCTAATTTTTAAAATGCACCTATTACAATACATTAACTCTGCCATTGTTAACTGCATTCAAAAGTAATGCTTgttttcccagaacgtcctcctgacagcacccctcctatgagacttgtctccctcccaaactttggacaggaagctagaagatacaaatttgcataacaggcaggcaggagtagtatataaagatgttactcacaaaaggtattcagttgtttttcctgtcccggacgggacgcTTTGAGAGGTCTCCAGGTGCTGCTACGTCAGGCGGCGAGTGCAGCGTGCAGCGCAGGCATAGTAAGGCTGAGCAGGGGACTCAGCTGGTCCAGCgcacagcgtggaggaggcttctcctagAGATGCGGAAGCTTTATGGCGGCAGGAGCGCGAAACCGGAAGTTCCGGGTGGAAGTGACGTCATGCGCATGCGTCCCGCATGACGAGTCAGCTGACGGCatagcggcaggggccgcggcggtgttAAGATTGACTTCAGCTGCAGGTAATTAACAGGGGTATATATATGTGAATGTTAGCCACGATCACCATTGCTGTCGGTGATCATGGAGGACGCTGTAGGCCCTTCTCCTCTGACTTCTGCGGAGTCTGGCGCTATCCCCTCTCTGGTGAGCTGTAATTTTTCAGACTTTGAGGGAGTTGATTTGTAATCATAGGTCCACCTTGTAAGGCTGACAGTCTGTCTTTATTTCTTTTTAGCCTAAAGCCCCAAAAGGTGATAAAGACAAAGACAAGGCTGTGTCTCAGCAAGGTCAAGGGGGACAATCTTCTGGTAGAACTGAGAAACGCTGTGTTATGTGCAACTCTCGCTTCTATTCTTCCTCTACGAAGAAACTGTGCCAGTCTTGTAGAGAGAAGGTGGTAAAGGAGGAATCCCCAGTGGAACTTAATGAAAGACTTGTTGTCGGCAATGCAAAATACTATGGGGATAACAGTGGAGCGGAAATCTTTGACCCCCTTGGATCAGATGTACGTGAGTTTGGCGGAACCCCAGAATTGTTTCATCCCAGTCCATTCCTCTCTAAAGTCAATGATTGGGAAGGAGTGGGATGACCCTGAAAGGAGGGCATTTTGGCCCAAGTCTCTTTCTCGTCGTTATCCTTTCAGTCCGGAAGATCAAAAATTCTGGGGTCCGGTTCCCAAACTGGACCCGTCGTTTTCAAGGGTGTCGAGAaaatccgatttgcagtttgagaACTTTGGGAATTTAAAAGACCCCATTGATAAAAAGATGGACAATCTGTTGCGTAGAGCTTGGGAGTCAGCATCTTTAACATTTAAACCAGCAGTGGCATCCACGGCAGTGGGACGATCCCTTAAAGCTTGGCTCACGCAGACTCAGTCTAAGATAGCTTCGGGGGTGCCCAGAGAAGAAATTTTAGAGGACTTTCCAGATTTGTTTAACGCTACTAATTACTTAACTGATGCAGCGGATGATACGGTTAAATTAACGGCCAGAACAACTGCCCTTGTCAACTCGGCAAGGAGAGGTATATGGGTAAAAACATGGCAGGGGGACAATTCGTCTCGCTCCAAGTTGTGTGGTTTGCcctgtgaaggtgaactgttattTGGTTCAAAGCTAGACCAGACGCTAGAGAGAACCTCAGATTATAAGAAAAATTTTCCGACCAAAAAGAGAGCTTTTCAGTACAGGGGCCCAGCTCGCAGCGGCAACAAGGAACCTGAGGCAAAGATCCCACCTAAAAAGAAGTGGATTCCAAATAGAAACCAAAAAGGGAAGGCTCTTTTTCCCCGGTCCAACCAACCCAATAAGCAATGACGCCAGTATTCCAGTAGGGGGAAGGCTTTCCCACTACTACGAAACATGGTGCCAGCGGTTCACAAGTCAGTGGCTCTTGAAAATAGTGTTGGAAGGTTACAAGATAGAATTCGAGTATCCCCCACCCCTGCAGTATGTGGTAACTCCACAGCCAAAATCACCAGACCAAAGGAAGGCATTACAGGAGGAGGTTGCTTCCCTTCTGGAAAAAAGAGTGATCCGAGAGGTACCATCCTGCCAGAGAGGCCAAGGGTTCTACTCACCAGTTTTTCtgataaaaaagcctcagggagccTTCAGATTTATTCTAAATTTAAAGGGGTTGAACAGGGCCGTAAAATACAGGAAGTTTCGAATGGACAATGTGAAGTCTGTAATAACCCTGTTGCAAAAAGACTGTTTTCTAGCTTCTCTGGACCTCAAAGATGCCTACCTGCATGTACCAGTTCATCTAGAGTCCCAGCAATTCCTAAGATTTGCAATTCACCTACAAGAAGAGGTAAGACATTTCCAATTTAATGTGTTACCTTTTGGGCTAGCTTCATCACCTTGGCTGTTCACAAAGGTGATGGCAGAAGTTTTGGCAGTCTTGAGGTGTAGGTCCATTAACATCATTGCTTACCTAGATGATTTATTGATTTGGGGTAATTCTTTACAGTCTGTAAGTGATCAGGTTAAGATATGCATTGATAGTCTAGAGTCTTTAGGCTGGTTAATTAACTGGTCAAAATCGGCGCTAATACCCAGCCAATCTATGGAATATCTGGGGTTTATTTTTTCCTCCCGCCAGCAAAGAGTATTTCTCCCAGAAAGAAAAGTTTCGGCAGTACTTaattctgttctttcttttcagaaaTCAAGGTCCATCAGTATAAGAAAAGCCATGGCACTTCTCGGTCTGTTAAGCTCAGTCTTCCCTGCAGTACAATGGGGTCAATTCCATGCCAGGAACCTGCAGTTGTGGATACTAAGGAGCTGGAACAGGAACATTTCAGCACTAGAAAGGAAGATTCTGATCCCATACGGTGTGAAAGTGTCGTTAAACTGGTGGCAGGAACTGTCTCACCTATCGGAAGGCCGCATGTGGTTTTTTCCAGTACAAAGAATCATAACGACGGATGCCAGTACGTGGGGGTGGGGCGCTCACATGGACTCTCTACCAGCACAAGGGCAGTGGTCCAGGGCTATGGCAATAAGATCCTCCAACAGCAGAGAACTGGAAGCAGTATGGAGAAGCCTTCAATTCTTCAAGGATCAAATCAATCAGTGTCATGTCCTGATCAGGTCCGACAACAGCAGTGTAGTGGCTTACCTGAATCATCAGGGAGGAACAAGAAGTCGTCGGTTGTGGTCTCAGACAGCAAGGATTCTGCATTGGGCAGAGAGCAACTTAACATCCGTCAGAGCAGTTCATTTGAAGGGGACTTGCAATGTTGTGGCAGACTATCTCAGCAGGTCAGCGATATTACAAGACGAATGGTCTCTGAATCCAGAAGTATTTGTTCAGATCAGCCAGGCATGGGGCACCCCTGCAGTAGACTTATTCGCAAGGAGACAAAATTCAAAGTGTCTAAAGTTTTGCTCCCTGTATCCAAAGGACAATCCGTGGGAAATAGACGCTTTCTCGATAGAGTGGCGGTTGAACCTGATGTATGCATTTCCCCCAATACCTCTGATATCAAGGGTTCTGAACAAGATtatgcaggacagagcacaagtaaTTCTCATAGTACCTTTCTGGCCGAAAAGACCGTGGTTTGCTCTGTTACAGAATTTAGCGATGTGTCAACCAATAATGTTACCAGTCAGAACAGATTTGTTGTCGCAGGGCCCAGTTCTTCACCCGGACTTCAAGCGTCTTCACCTTTCAGCATGGAGATTGAGTGGGGAATCCTGAAATCAAAGGGGTTTTCGGATAAACTTTCTGAAACGTTAATACAATCCCGCAAGAAGGTGACGAGGCAGATTTATCAGAAGACATGGAAAATTTACTGTGAATGGTGTACAAGGAAAGAGAAGGATTCTAGACTTTCCGCCTCAGCTCTGGAATTTCTTCAGGATGGATTTCAGATGGGGTTAAGTTCCAGCACTCTTAAAGTTCAGACAGCAGCTTTGAGTGTAtatttagagagaagattagCTCAGGAGGAGTTTTTTCTTCGTTTTTTTCAGGGAATTAAACGTCTCAGGCCTGTGGTGATATCTAAGGTGCCCCCTTGGGACTTGAATGTGGTGTTACAGAGTCTTTGTGAACATCCCTTTGAGCCTCTGGATCAGATTCCAGATAAATTTCTGACGTTGAAAACGGCCTTTCTTCTGGCAATCACCACAGCCAGGAGAGTCAGCGAACTTCAGGCCTTATCCATTAAGCCACCTTATTGTACCATCTCGGAGGATAGGATTACTCTACGTCCAGACTTTGCATTCCTTCCTAAAGTGACTTCAAAGTTTCATCGATCTCAGGAGATCTTTCTGCCATCATTCTGTGATAAACCAACTAATGAAAAGGAGAGGAAGCTTCATTGTTTGGATGTTAGAAGGTGTATCCTTCATTATCTTGAAAGGACTGCATCTTGGAGAAGATCAGATGCCTTGTTggtgctgtttgcggggaaattcAAGGGGAGGCAAGCCTCTAAGACATCAATTGCAAGATGGATCAGACAAACTATCACCGCGGCTTATCAGACTCAAGGGAGGCCTTTACCGACCTCAATTAAAGCTCACTCCACAAGAAGTGTATCaacatcttgggcagagagggcaggcgcCTCGATAGAGCAGATTTGCAGAGCGGCCACCTGGTCCAGCCAAAATACGTTTGTCAAACATTATAGACTAAACTTATTAGCCAATACTGATCTAGCATTCGGAAGAAAGGTGTTGCAGGCAGTAGTCCCTCCCTAACTTATAATGTTCTTGTTTATcgtctcataggaggggtgctgtcaggaggacgttctgggaaagccaagcttacctcgggtaatgtcttttccagtagtccgagtgacagcacccctccgGCCCACCCTAATAAAGGGCATAATTAAATTAATCGTTTCAGCAGCATTTGGTGTCCGTGTCTTTTTTTATAACTGAATACCTTTTGTGAGTAACATCTTTATATactactcctgcctgcctgttatgcaaatttgtatcttctagcttcctgtccaaagtttgggagggagacaagtctcataggaggggtgctgtcactcggactactggaaaagacattacccgagGTAAGCTTGGCTTTTAGCTGATATGGTGATCCTTGGCCTGTAATAATCTGCCCCTGAAGCATGTACAAATAGATGAGCTGTTCTCATCCCAGTCTGCATAAACTATCTGCATACTTGTAGGTTAGTGACTTCTGAGGCCAGATAATCAGTATGACagcctggcagttggaaacattttacaataagTGGCACCTTCTGTAATCTTTCCATATAGAGTCATTGTATAAAGAAATGCTTAGTCACTCTTCATATAAACAACCAGTGTAcatgtcaatggcctcaatttactaagcttatctcctgtctttaataactcttctagagttgttaccatggtgataaggcatgtagtattcaggaaaccttttacctcaggcaaacccaaaggtgcccatacactcgtcagattggcagcagatagataagaaatgcatctgatgatctatctgatgcgtttttagaacattttttaccaggatagaattccaatagatttcagtttgaaatctattgaaattcgatctgatggcatttttttgccatcagatttccattaaggccaatgcaaactgataagcaatctcatcagatcgacctaaattttccaccctgacagttcgatggaaatgcatcgaaatcgatcgaaatcggccatcgattggtcgattggccaaccgattttcgaTCGATCggaatcgatcggtcggccagaaaatcggctgagtgtatgggccccttaaagttaactcttctgtctttaagttaactctccaatccttaaaataactccagagttaaagacaggctgttaattaactacgtgtgaaattaact
This DNA window, taken from Hyperolius riggenbachi isolate aHypRig1 chromosome 3, aHypRig1.pri, whole genome shotgun sequence, encodes the following:
- the LOC137563477 gene encoding uncharacterized protein, with the translated sequence MVPAVHKSVALENSVGRLQDRIRVSPTPAVCGNSTAKITRPKEGITGGGCFPSGKKSDPRGTILPERPRVLLTSFSDKKASGSLQIYSKFKGVEQGRKIQEVSNGQCEVCNNPVAKRLFSSFSGPQRCLPACTSSSRVPAIPKICNSPTRREIKVHQYKKSHGTSRSVKLSLPCSTMGSIPCQEPAVVDTKELEQEHFSTRKEDSDPIRCESVVKLVAGTVSPIGRPHVVFSSTKNHNDGCQYVGVGRSHGLSTSTRAVVQGYGNKILQQQRTGSSMEKPSILQGSNQSVSCPDQVRQQQCSGLPESSGRNKKSSVVVSDSKDSALGREQLNIRQSSSFEGDLQCCGRLSQQVSDITRRMVSESRSICSDQPGMGHPCSRLIRKETKFKVSKVLLPVSKGQSVGNRRFLDRVAVEPDVCISPNTSDIKGSEQDYAGQSTSNSHSTFLAEKTVVCSVTEFSDVSTNNVTSQNRFVVAGPSSSPGLQASSPFSMEIEWGILKSKGFSDKLSETLIQSRKKVTRQIYQKTWKIYCEWCTRKEKDSRLSASALEFLQDGFQMGLSSSTLKVQTAALSVYLERRLAQEEFFLRFFQGIKRLRPVVISKVPPWDLNVVLQSLCEHPFEPLDQIPDKFLTLKTAFLLAITTARRVSELQALSIKPPYCTISEDRITLRPDFAFLPKVTSKFHRSQEIFLPSFCDKPTNEKERKLHCLDVRRCILHYLERTASWRRSDALLVLFAGKFKGRQASKTSIARWIRQTITAAYQTQGRPLPTSIKAHSTRSVSTSWAERAGASIEQICRAATWSSQNTFVKHYRLNLLANTDLAFGRKVLQAVVPP